CGAGCCAAGTCTAAGGTGTGTGTGTGTAGTAGTAGTAGAACGTATATATATGCCAGCATACTACTACTAGTCGAAAATTACAATTGATCCTTTGTCTTTCCTGTTCCTAGAATTTGAATCTCAACATATGTAACTCTTCTCCGATACTAAGGCTACAATCTTGTTTTGAAGGAGCATACAAGATTTCTGGAAGAAAAAGTGGAGCAATTGAGAAATGAGAATGCACATTTAAAGAAATTACTTTCCCTGGTGAGAGACCTCACGTTTCTTCTTGACAAGAAACTGAGAAAATATACAATATTTTCCTATTTGCCGTGTATTACTTGTTGATTTTGGCCTTTCTCATCTTGCATGTGGATCAGGAAGCTGCATCAACTGAGAGACTCCCAGAGGTACTGATTTTATATATTCAATGAACTTAATATCCATATATCAAAATTTCCAAAGGAAAGCAATGCTTATCTATATTTTATAACTTACCTTCATAAAAACCCACCAAACTTATCAGATATTGTCTAAATCTTGTAAACAATCCCATCTTTGTGCATCATCATGTATTATACCAGTGTTACCTCACATCGACTAAATTAAGTCTTATATTCAGATCGGATGCTTAAAAAATGTTGGAGATTTTCTTCCATTGTATGTACAGGAAAGAGGAGATCTATGGGAAAAGGCAAAACGGTGTTTAGAATTGAAAGAACTGCAAACCTATATAGGAGCTATATATGGAGACTAATGGGGAGGTTTAAGCTGACCAAGATCAATAGTGGTGGGACCGAATAACAGTATGGGATGGCATGGTTTCCTTTTAAAAACATTATAGGATCTTCATTCTACatcaaatatataaagaaaagctttttgtttgcctttattcgacatggttttcaaaataaagataattagATTTGCAGTGAGCTAGAAGTATATCACACTACTGCaaagtttttgataatttatatgttattattgcCTGCAAAAGAACATGGCTTCAATTATTTCCTAATAGATAGAATCATGATTCACCTGGATCTTGAGAAAACTACACAATATTAGGAGCTGCAAATAGTTTTAATCTCTTTTGAGTTCATCATTCAAAAAAGAAGGAAGATGTATATTTATAAGcatattttacaataaaaaaagataaatatggCTGGATCGACTCAGTCATCAGATCTCAGCATTAATGGATTGATAGAGTGCAAATGCTAAAAACTGCATAAACATTTTTTATCAATCAAACTTTATATTAGAACCTACAATTACAAACAGTGGCCAGGTAATGCGATTTACAGACTTTATGATTCGAAACAGATAAAGCTCTCGCCCcaataataatataagaaaatcaacatccaataattcaacacatactcTGAATCCTCATCAACCGTTGAGAACCACTCCTCCTTCCCTCAGCCATAAGCGATCATGTTTTTCTGTATCATGAAAGTTGCATCACCGATATAACTCTCAGATGGAGGCATATCCCGAATAGTGGGCAAACAAGGGAGACCAGTTAAAGGGAAGGGAGAGGAGAGTGAAGAAGTGATACCTGTGGCCGCAGTACATTTCCACTGTACCTCTTTACATCCATTACCTTACCCCTCTTCATTAGAAAATGCGACAGTTAGGGAGAATCCGCATCAGGTACTGATGCAATCCACCAAATCCTTTTGTCTGATGATTTTGGTCTCTTAGGGGAAAAAACCAAAATGACTGATCAGATTTAGAGCTCATAATGCATGAAGACTCCAAGAGAGAGCTTGCACTTGATTAATGTTCTTTTTCTGCCTAAGCAGAAAAGATTCCTCTTGGTTTTGGCTCTTTTATGTGCAAATGAATGACTTATCAATCAACAGCATTTCCTTGTGATTTTCAGGCATTTAATGCAGGCTCATGTATCACTTTACTATCTCTTCATCCAAATGCTGCCTTAAAAAATAGCATAGCAGTTAAAacatttgattaaaatttgataGTTCCTTAGTTGACAGTCTACATACGGTGCCTTGGCTTCCAAATGAAAGCAGCACAGTCCTTTGCGTAATGACATATCAATCCGAGCATTTCAATAGATCTGGCATTACAAACAAGAAAAaaccaattaaaaagaaaaagggaaagaagtgTTATGAAACAAAGAGGATGGTCTAAGTGTCTAAGATGGTATGCATAAGCTTACTGTTCCAGCAAAGCGACTTAAGGAAAAATAGTTCCATTTCAAATTGTGTTTATAAACAGTGTGTTTAAATTCATCTAAAATATAATGCAGAAGGGTATGCCTAGCCTACAAGTATCTCTAAAACATCTATTCAACTTAATGCAGCTTGGAAGAAAAATGTTTGTCGTATTTCCCACAACAGCTACGATATTAATTAAAAGGGCCACTGTACGGTACATAGTTGCTGGACTAGTAATATCAAATATGTATTTATTTGCAAACCCAATCTGAATATACCACTTCTCAAAAGTTGTACACACTGATGAAATTATCTACATGATGATAAACAACTGTGCAAGCCATAGCAATGCTTAGACTAGAAAGAGGTAGATATAGACCACCACGGAGAACTTATGACAAAGCATACCTTCCAATAGCTTGTTTAATAAACTCTTCCCCGCAATTTCTGGCGGGGAATAGAAGGTCCATTGATCTTTTTTACGTCAGATTTCATATATCAATTTCATAAGCAAAACTAGAAGGCTTGTTGATGTTTGGTTTTCAAGTAAGATTTTTTATGTCGATTTCATAAACAACACTTTGAGCTTTCCCACCACTTCAAGATCGAGGTTGTCCAAGTACATCCAAAATAGAAGGTCATTCAGTTTGAGTCAAAATGCAAAAAGTTGAACAATGTATAATTCTAGTTTCTAAGAAGATAGGGCAGGAAAAAGAAATTTCATAACACATAACTAATCTCAGCTATGAACAATTAGTTTTTACTGTTCATGAGAACCTTAAAGGAGCAAATCTAAGGATTCCATAATCCAACATTTGATTCAACAATAGTCCATTCAGAGCTGTTACCAGCTTGTCAAAGCATAGCATGCCAAATTTCCTCCATAATCACTAGGATAAATAAAATCttggaaaagaaaacaaatagaCAGCTAAACCTGCAAGGTAAGCTTGTCAATACCCGCACAATACAATACATCTTGGAAATGAGATCTAATCAAAGTTATGCACAACCCAAATAACGCTTATAGTAGCCAATATAGTGATAAAAGAGTAATTACAAAGAGTAAAATTATGTTATGCGAAGTGATTAAAAGAGTCATTCTACCAATGATCTAAAGCAAATTAAGAAAATACACATagataaaataattcataaaaagcGACTGGTTAACCCCAATCCGAATATGCCAATTGTCCATAAAAATTATGTCCGACGCTATAAATAAGATTTAGGCTTGCGTCTCCATAAAAAAATGTGGCCGCTTATCTACCGGAAACCATGCTAAAAACATAAGAGTTCTTTCTCAACAAAGAGCCTTTATTTCAATCTTTATGATTTTTGATAATTCTTATGGCTTTCAAAAATTCCATACCATTTTCACGTAAGATATCAATCAAATTAATAAGGGAAATACTGCAGGCAAATAGGAAAATAGTACTATGACCAGGATGCATAGTCCCAAATTTAATCGACCAACTCAACTGATGAAGAAGTCTTATACTTGATCCAACAAGGTTAGTCAAgctaacattttatttttatgaaactcCACCTAGCTTATTAAAGGACACCAACAATATACAGGATAACTAGACTAAATCTTGCATTCACTACAATGGTGGTTTTAAGATAGGTACAACCATTCTTTCACTGATCCAACCGAAAAATACCTTACAGACAAATCTCTGCCTTTGACTCACTACCATTTTCCTAGATGCAGTTGTCTTTCCACTTTCTTCTTTTTGATTAATTAAACATATTCACAGTCAACTAAATTGCCTGATGGTGATGGTATTATGATTATGTATTTAATTAATTCTTTGATAGTACAAAACAGCGCAAACTAATCATGTGTTCGAAAGATAAGACATAACTTGTCTTATCTCCAATGAATGCCTTGAAAAAAAGAAACTATTAGTGTTGTTTGATTTCTTCAGTAGATCCAAAATAAAATGAACTTGTCAAATTGGGATAAAGTATCTTTGTCCTTGCATATTAATATCAAGATTTCAAACCCTATAGAAGATATTTCATCATGTCAATTTAACTACACCAAGGAGGAGTAATTTCTCCCCTTTCCATTTGAAACCTGTTTTTCAGATTGGTAGTAACACAAATAGGAATACGATTCATATCATGTATGGAATCCAATTATGCGAGAAAATACGCATGCTAAACACCGCATTAATTAAGTTCAAGAGACTCAGATCAGGAACGAATTATGTCCCCACTTAGTTGTTCGAACTAAAACGATATTAGCACACAAGACTGCTCTATACAGAGTCAAGTATGGTGCTTTAGTGCCATATGGTATATCTATCTGGATTCTGGACCATTATAAACATGTCATACTTGGCACAATAGACTTTGGTGCCATATGGTATAGCTATCTTCACCATTATAAGCCTGCCATACTTGGCACAAAAGACAGATACACATACAATAAAAGTTACCTAGTAGACACATGATATAATTCATGAAAAAGTTGCCCAATAAGCATGCCGTACTTGGCACAAAAGACGGATACACATACTTGGAAAAGATATTTGATATTAAGACTTTTTATCATCAGCTCCTTTACAAGGAAAGAATCCATACAAGGAAGAAGTATCAATGCCAAAAATAATTGCCTTTTTCAACTTTAAAGATGGACACAAAAATGAATGGTTGGTTTCAGTCGCCCTATATATATGATGTTGTGCTACACTTGTAGCATCAAAGTTTCACTACTTTGGCATTACAATGACCAATTTCTTCCTAGCATATTGATATTAGTTCCTCAAGTCAGTAACAAAATGATAGAAGATAGGTATTATGCAATCCCAAGAAATTGCAATGCATTGCTCCTAGCAATGGCATTGTATATCGAATCAATGATTTACCAGATATTTCGAGTGAtttcaagaataaaaaaaatcaatattttattattagatattttttattaagtaattaatggataaataaatggaaaagaTGAAAAGATGTTATCTATCATTTTTCCATGTTACCGTCGGCCATAAGAGAAACATAAGAAGTTTTGagctttattcaatttggtcttttccatcaaaattcatcattttcacttaaaaatcaaaggaaagaGGAGAAAGTGACAAGAAGATTATGGTGAGTATGAATATCATATTGGATTCAAGAGAATtgaagttgaaggaaagaaaaaaaatcaatctaaGGCTTGAAATCATAATTTTCGATTTTAATGTGtcgaaaaaatataaattttgtattcaagtaagaaaaaaaatctattaatactattattatttaagaattttactTAACTATATGATGAATTAATCCAACCTCAATTTACttgtgaatttattaaaaaatataattattttatatattattactggAGTAAAAAAATTCTATCTAGATTGATGTCATATGTTTTTagagtataataaaataataattaaaaaaaacacttgGCATTAATTTGGATCGCTTGTTGAGTTTTTTACTCCATTGACATTGGACAAAATAATTACCCTACTAAAGGTCTATTATTTATATCAAacaacaaataatattttaaaatctttttatctaaaataaatatgattttaaaggtatttttatCTTTTGGGCCCCTTTTATCATTAATGAAATAAGCATTTTTTGGACCCTTTTTATCCATGGGCCTTGAACAACTGCACTTCAAAACAGTCTCAGGACCAACCTTAAACTTATTCTTCGAAGTCCCACCAATAAGTTTATCCTTAAAAAAACTACCCACCCGTTGGATCATTTATAACCATATTGCCCTCCTCTTGTCACTGAACTTTCTTAGTGGCTCGGCCAACGCCTTTGTCATCTCTCCCATTTCAGTGGTCAACAAAACTATTAAGAGAAGAATCCATTTTGATGCATTCTAagtatagtttatatatatattgtgtgtCATATGGCATGTTTATAGTGGTTCAGATAAAGATACCGTATGGCACCAAAGGCTTGTGTAGATTTCATATTAAGAATAAGCAATTCTACCACCATTATAAACATGCCATACGTGGCACAAAAGAAAGATATATAACAAATGTTGTCAAAGAGACGCATGTCACCGCTCATGGCTGTCCTTATCTTTTGGGTTAGGATGcaatgttttttatattattgtatCTTCTATATATGggaattaaatattttgatacaAACATGCCATACTTAGCACAAAagacataaaaatacataaaaagttTATTAATAGACGCACCCTACTATTTTctatcttttgagtaaaaaaatggAGTGTTTTGGTAATAATGTATATTCTATATATTTAATCTTTCCTTATAAGGATGCACATTGTGTtcttgtaaaaattaaatatttgaaaataaatctGACATACTTAGCACAAAACAACATACAGCAAAAGTTGCCTAATACACTCACCTTATCATTCATGTCTCTCTCTTTTGGGTAAAAAATGCAGTGTTTTAGGTATTAATATATATCctgatttttgaaatatttatattagcatatttaacattaaaatttttaaaaaggaaagaatCCATATATGGAAGATATACTACTGCCAAAATTAATTACCTTCTTTAAATTAAAAGATAGATATGATAATCAATAGCTGGTCCCAAATAGCCCTATAAATATGATGGTTTGCAACTCAGTGCACCAAAGCCCTATTCCTATGGCAAAACATCCTTTTCCTCCTCTCATACTAAGATTAGTTCTTCAAGTCAGTAGTAAAATGATTCAGGGCATGTGTTATGCCATGGAACTCGAAATACTGCATTGCTCCAAGCAATGACATCACATATCGGATTAGTGACTTACCAGATGTACTTATCACTCCATTCTCTTTCATGATGGCGATGTTTGCATCATCAGGGAGATGAGTCCACTGTTACAGTTTTCAGTGATCTTAGAATCATCTGATGTTGGAGCAGTAGTTCAAGGAAAGGGAGAAAGACCTGGAAGAGGTCTCAGTCCTAGAATGtgttttcttcctcttcttcttccatAGCACGCCTTTTTCAACAGAGACTGAAACTTGCCACAGAGGTTACTTTGCCACCATGAACTTGCCACAGAGGTTACTTTGCCACCATGAAATTGCTTCCTGGTTGGATAGATCAGCTAAACCAACATACGTTGAACACATTAagattttattgatattttacaTATCAAGGTTCTATCCTACTGTTTTGGTACAAAATATAGGAGTGATACCAACTTTTTTAAGAATCAGAAAAAAAacacaattcaaaatttcaaattcataatGATATCGATAAGTGATCAGGAAATTCGTGAGTAAATATGCTGATAACAAAATTTGTACTATGCAAGCTTGTAAACACCAACAAGGACATGCCAATTGTTAAAAATGTTGTCCAACTGCTTGATCCAACATCAAGCAATTAAATGGGGTAATCATACGTGATAATcgtagttgaaaaaaaaaagaaaatcacgTGTCAACAGTTCCACTCTGACTCCGATATGTTAATGGGAGTAGTCTGGAAGACTTATAAAACAACTTCGCAACCGAACAATTCTCAATTGGTCTCACCACAAAAGATTCCCGCCCATTTAAGGTTTTTTAGCACAAATCATATATTAAGACACTTTCTTTCAGAGTTCTAGTTAAGCATGGCAAAAGAACATGGCCATATTGATAAGAACATGACACTTACATCAGTAAAATCAGAAGAAGTGCGAAGGACATTGGGTAGTCGCCGGTTAGGCAATTGATTGCGATTGTCGATACTTCCTAATGACCGAACCGTCTGGCAAGGATTCACAAATCGCCCTTGGGCAGAATTGTGCCCAAAACAAAGATGTGGGCCATGCTCGTAAGATTAAACCAAACATCCATACGATGAACATGGCAaatcaagaaatttttttttttcatttctcttttggtcggattttgttttttgaaatttcaaactgTTAATGAAAATTTGGagatttttaatctttaattcgataaaataatatttatattatgatttttaacattatttactatttagtaaaaatttattttaaatatttaaaaatattaatatttcatGTAAATGAGAATAATCTATCatttttacataatatataaaataatataatatttttgtattatttccaatattttaattaagaaatatttgttttaaattaaaaaagataaaattaattaaaaataaaatagcttGTAAGCCCAAACACGTTCAAACAGTTAACCCGTTCATATAGATTCTCTTTTCTCAGCCACAAAGGCCATTTCTTTCTACGAGCCGCAAGTCAATATCCGCCTCTGAGTAAGCGGATAGGCACTGCCATCAGGGGAATTTTTGACATTTCCTTGTTATTAACACGCGACGTTTCAAAAGtagaataaaattatttacaatattatgattaaaaacaaaattaaaccaaGTTTCAAATAAACCAGGCACTCAAAGTTGTAATAAAATTTTGGCACATTAGTGGTTTCATTTTACACTCTTGCTAAAAAGCTCACACCAAAACCAAGGCCAGTATCATTCCAGGATTTCTACCACATGGTTACAATCAGCAGTCAAAATCCATACGCCTAACAAGGATGCCAATTGCCAACCATTTGCTAAGGAAGATTTTCGTGTGGACTAAGCAAATATCAGATGGCAATTTAACACTAACATGAAACTCAAGTTGATAAGCAAATCAAAACTTCAATGTctaatatttataacatttcTAGGGAACAACAGAACATAACATAAACTTGAATATTCTAagtaaaagagaagaaaaaaaccGCTTTTAGTATTAAATCCCCACTACTACTTTCAGTCCGTACATAACAGAAGGTAAAACATAAACTCAAAAGATCCTGTTTGAAGGACCCATGGTGCTCTTCAAGTAGAGGCACCTCACCTGCAATCAAGACAAATTCAAACAGAATATGTAATCAGCATCGGGAAAATAATAGCAAAATCACATATTTATGCTCTACCAAGACCACGCGTGTGTATGTTATATGCAGTATGCTGAAAGGAGCAATCAACCTAAACAAACCAAAGATAAGAAGACTTACATTTTGCCAATTTTTCTTCAACAAAGAAACAAGGAAATTGACGCTCATTTGCACATTTTGGAAGATCTGCTTCTCCTCCATTGCAACATTCCCAACAGCAACTCCCATGCATAGAACCTTTTTCAGCTGGAACTTAACCATTGCCTTTGTTTCATTCACCTTCGACTCTAGGGATTCCTGGTGAGTGACAAGGGTTGGGAATTTACCTGTGTGTGACAACagcaagataaaaaaaatttcatgtcaGAACTGATAAATGCGAAACCCACAAACTAGGATCTGCGACAATGCTTTAGGAGGGCAATCCAAGAACAGATGCTCTTATACAGCACTTGCCTGCTTTGTTGAGACCAGGACCCAAAAGACGAGGGATTTGCTTGATGACAGATTCAGAAGCCAGAAAGGCATGATACTTCTTGGCAAGCTTCTTAACTAACTTCTTATTCTTGTTTAGTTTCTTCAATGCTTCCACATCCATATAATCCAAACCTATCTTCTCTGCCTGCAGAACAAAGTAAACAATTTATGTTGGCCCTTTTTGACCAAAGTCCAAACAATACATTATATCAAATTACAAAGGATTTATGCTGAATATCAAagtccaaacaatttaatttGACATTCTTATAGGAAATATAAACAAAGTTTCACATAAGAAAGCTGCAAAATCACCTCTTCAACGTGTTGAGCATCTCCAAGCATGCAAATCTTCATTTTGGGGCGAGGAATATGTGGAAGCTTCACAGACCCACTGAAACGCTTGTCTTTTTGGGGATCATAGTTTTTCAGACCAATCTGGAGTTCAATGGTCTCAGTAAATTTGCGCTGTTTCTCCTTTGACTGAGCTACAATGGTTGAAATAGCTTCTCTAAGCGCATCACTCTGAAGCTTACTGTAAATAAGAATTCCAAAATCTTTCAGGAAAGAAAATCATAAACAACTAGACAATAAACAACCTCACAAGCTTCATAAATTTGTATAACGAAGGGTTTCGAGGCACCATAAACAGTTCAAAATCACAAAATGGACACCCCAAAACAATGCATAGTTCAAGCCAATTAATCTCAAAATGATTCCCCTGACACTGATGATAATCCAAATTCACAACTTAAATTTCACAATATAATCAATGAGACAAAACACTGAGTGCTGACGAAGAGTGAACAATAAGAATACCTAACAAAAACGCCATTTCAAAGTATTTCACAGAAGAAGTTCCTAGCAGATTATCTTATAAAACACAAATGAAAGAATGATCCAAACGCTTCTAATTCGAGTCCAGTAAATCAACAGCAAAATTTAAAAGACCTCAACTCTGAATCAGCAACTGATTATTTCACCAATGAAAGTATCCAACAGATTATCCTATAAAATGCAAATGACAAAAGGGTCCAAACTCTTCTAATTCAATTCCATAAAGCAATAATCAATAGCAAAATACACATTACCTCATCTCCGAATCTCTGCTCTTTCCACAAACAATAAACTTTTACCTGCAAAACAAGGTTACCAAGTCATCAAAAACTTAAAGAactgataaaataaaattagagccGCGATGAAATGGACGTACCCCGGCACCGCCAAGAAGAGATGAGAAAAACCTAGCCAGATTTTCGAGTCTTTGGGGAAAATATATAGGCGGGTCAGCCGAAATAATAAAACTGATATCGGGCCATTGGCAGTCTACCCAATTCATTTAGTCTGAGGCTTGGTTTCCTTAAAATGAATTCGGCCCATTTTAGTACTAGATCGGTTCAGCACAAAAAACGTATTTCCCTTGAAATGAGTTTTTTGGCAATATGGGTATGACAAAATTGGGCGACTTCATGTTGATATTAAAAATGTCCACATTATTTCAAAAGATAGTTAAAAAGCTTTTAAATTAGTTTATAAATTCGTATTCGTAATgttgaaaataattataataaagtgCATTAAAAGTTTTATTCAATCTTAACTCAATAAAATgttaatactttaaaattttttaaattttaagtttgagtaatgaattGAATTAGTGTGCTTcaatttattgatataattgtaaatggaaaaataatttatgacctatatattacaaggatttatttttaacataattgaaGAGTTGTATCATGCAAATATCGGTGAGGTTGTAGTATGAAGAAAAACTTGAGTCCCATGTATTTTgctaaagaataattaaaagcaTTTTGTGTGATAAGTCCAGATTTTGTATTTACATTTGGCAACCAAACCTTGGTGGTCTGCAAAGTTGCCTACACATCTTTGTTGATTCTTAATAAATAAGGCCTGCAACTTTGGTTGCAGACACTCTTGCTCTTatctctttttttcctttctgAAAACATTTCTGCTTAgaatcacacacacacacacatcaGTGTCTTTTAGTGTTTGCCAAAGGCTAAACATACTTCTAATGCAGAAACAGATTTTTCAGCCCTTGATCTTCTGCAAGAATAtcatcatgtgagttcaattgATTCCTCTTCTCTTTCTTAAAAATCTTTTGATTCATTCAATGTTGGTTTCCCAGAATCACAAAAATGTTGCTTGTCTCTGTAAATagtttgagaaaaaaaatctGATTGAGATTTGATAATTGTTGGTATCATATTATGATTattgtttttttcaatttaaactaGTATTCTCTTTTATGTAGTTTTGGCTCGTTGTATATAATTGCACTGTTTTATTAGATGATTGGTTGGTACATATTAAAATATGAGTACAGAAATATAATTCTTCAAATATATTGAAAGATTtgggaaaaaattaaatatactcaTACTCAAGATGTATTCAAATCCGACATTCATTCGAATCTTTGTAACATAAACCTGTTGTGCTTTAGAATACAAACAACAATCCTTACAGTGTTTTGTTGTTAGCCTTTTTAACTCAAATGATATTACTGACATGATACTGAATTTAACTCAAATTGCTATTTTCATTTTTCCTAGTAAAAATCTGAACTTTTGGTTAACTTCTTCGATTAATCATGATACTCCAGGTCTTGCaaagataaaaaatttaagtacttTTAATTTCTCAACAATTATGACTTgatcactatatatatatatatatatgcgcgCGCATAGTTTATGAATTAGTTGGCAATTAAACTAtctgaattttttttgtataacTTTGGTGATTAAGGGAGAATAATGGGGGATAATACATTGGATTGGGCTAGTTTACTTGCTGGATTACCAGACTCTGATGAATTGATGTCACTGTTAATGAATGATGTCAAAGTTGAGAAACCAGAAGATGAACAGCCGCAAGAAGGCAGCAAAGTCCTAGTGCAACCTACAACAGTGATACCACAGCAGCAGGGCATTCATAATGTCGCCACAGATGTTGAAACTGGTTCTTCTTCTTGTCGTCTAAATGATCAGAATAAGATTATCAGAAATGGAGGGTGTTTAATTAATCCATTAGGGTTCCCATATAGGTCTCGAATGCAGGTTTTGGCTGCAGATGCACCATCAGGAAGTGGAGAGTTGCTCGTAATGAATGATTTACCTGTTTACAAGAGAGGGAGGAACAATATACAAGAAGCCATTGAACAGGCTGAGCAGAAGAAGAGGAAGAATAAGATCAAAAAACAGAAATTCAGCTGCAAAATCTCGAGCCAGGTCTCAGGTGCGTATGTGTGTGCAGTAGTAGTAGAATCTAGAATACTGCCCCAAACTTAGCCAAGTTGTTCCATACAGTCATATCTAGAAGGcagcat
The genomic region above belongs to Gossypium hirsutum isolate 1008001.06 chromosome D05, Gossypium_hirsutum_v2.1, whole genome shotgun sequence and contains:
- the LOC107943560 gene encoding 60S ribosomal protein L10a, with amino-acid sequence MSKLQSDALREAISTIVAQSKEKQRKFTETIELQIGLKNYDPQKDKRFSGSVKLPHIPRPKMKICMLGDAQHVEEAEKIGLDYMDVEALKKLNKNKKLVKKLAKKYHAFLASESVIKQIPRLLGPGLNKAGKFPTLVTHQESLESKVNETKAMVKFQLKKVLCMGVAVGNVAMEEKQIFQNVQMSVNFLVSLLKKNWQNVRCLYLKSTMGPSNRIF